The Lactobacillus sp. CBA3605 genome contains a region encoding:
- the grpE gene encoding nucleotide exchange factor GrpE produces the protein MAKKPTTSEQADEQMASQTAQSAAKQTASTDDQTDAQTDTATAPVDPANAKLAALQQELDQKDDQLLRTQAEIVNMRNRFKKEQASIIKYDGQTLAKDVLPVLDNLERALATDATDETAQQLKKGVEMVYGHLQEALKKNNVTEVSADGATFDPTIHQAVQTVPATDDQPAETVVKVLQKGYMFKDRTLRPAMVVVAQ, from the coding sequence TTGGCAAAAAAACCAACTACTAGCGAGCAAGCTGATGAGCAGATGGCTAGCCAAACGGCACAGTCCGCAGCTAAGCAAACCGCATCAACTGATGATCAAACAGACGCGCAAACCGATACGGCGACAGCGCCGGTTGATCCCGCGAATGCAAAACTCGCAGCTTTGCAGCAAGAACTAGATCAAAAGGATGACCAATTATTACGGACGCAAGCTGAAATTGTGAACATGCGAAATCGGTTTAAGAAGGAACAAGCGTCAATTATTAAGTATGATGGTCAAACTTTAGCTAAAGATGTGTTACCAGTGCTTGATAACTTGGAACGGGCTTTAGCCACCGATGCCACCGATGAGACTGCACAACAGTTGAAGAAGGGTGTCGAAATGGTTTATGGTCATTTACAAGAAGCCTTGAAGAAAAATAACGTTACCGAAGTCTCAGCTGATGGGGCAACGTTTGATCCGACTATTCATCAAGCTGTTCAAACAGTACCCGCAACGGATGACCAACCAGCTGAAACGGTGGTTAAAGTGTTGCAAAAAGGGTATATGTTTAAAGACCGCACCTTACGACCAGCGATGGTTGTTGTGGCGCAATAA
- the dnaJ gene encoding molecular chaperone DnaJ encodes MAEQDLYKVLGVAKDASQDEIKKAYRKLSKKYHPDLNHEAGAEDKFKAVNEAYETLGDPQKRTQYDQYGSTGGQQGGFGGAGGFNGQSYGGFGGGGGGFEDIFSSFFGGNAGGGSRRPNPTAPQQGRDLQYEMTLKFEDAIFGKQTNITYNREEQCETCGGSGAKPGTSPVTCSKCQGSGYIQVQTNTPLGRMMSQQVCDVCHGTGKEIKDKCATCGGAGHTEQSHSIKVTVPAGVEEGQQMRLQNQGESGVNGGPYGDLFIIFRVEPSDEFERDGATIYFKLPIDFVQAALGDEVQVKTVHGDVKMKIPAGTQTGTTFRLRGKGAPRLRGNGTGDERVTIMIQTPTKLNKGQKEALKTFAKASGKTVAGNGKSSLFDKLRGV; translated from the coding sequence ATGGCAGAACAAGATTTATATAAGGTTCTGGGTGTTGCGAAAGATGCGAGTCAGGACGAAATCAAGAAAGCTTATCGGAAGCTTTCAAAAAAGTATCATCCTGATTTAAATCATGAAGCGGGCGCTGAGGACAAGTTTAAGGCTGTCAATGAGGCTTATGAGACATTAGGTGATCCACAAAAACGGACCCAGTATGATCAATATGGCTCAACGGGCGGTCAACAAGGCGGCTTTGGTGGCGCTGGCGGTTTCAATGGTCAAAGTTACGGTGGCTTCGGCGGCGGTGGCGGTGGTTTCGAAGATATCTTTAGTTCATTCTTCGGTGGCAACGCTGGTGGCGGTAGTCGGCGGCCAAATCCGACTGCACCGCAACAAGGTCGGGACTTACAATATGAAATGACGTTGAAGTTTGAAGATGCCATTTTTGGGAAACAAACTAATATTACCTATAACCGTGAAGAACAATGTGAAACTTGTGGTGGTTCTGGGGCTAAGCCTGGGACGTCACCAGTGACTTGTTCGAAGTGTCAAGGGAGTGGCTATATTCAAGTTCAAACGAATACCCCCCTTGGCCGCATGATGAGCCAACAAGTCTGTGATGTTTGTCATGGAACTGGTAAAGAAATCAAAGACAAATGTGCAACTTGTGGTGGCGCCGGTCATACTGAACAAAGTCATTCCATTAAAGTAACGGTGCCAGCTGGGGTTGAAGAAGGCCAACAGATGCGGTTACAAAATCAAGGAGAATCCGGAGTTAACGGTGGTCCTTACGGTGATTTGTTTATTATCTTCCGAGTTGAACCCAGCGACGAGTTCGAACGGGATGGTGCTACGATTTACTTTAAATTGCCAATTGATTTCGTCCAAGCGGCGTTAGGTGACGAAGTGCAAGTTAAGACGGTCCACGGGGATGTTAAGATGAAAATCCCTGCTGGTACGCAGACTGGCACCACGTTCCGTTTACGTGGCAAGGGCGCACCACGTTTACGTGGTAACGGTACTGGTGATGAACGGGTCACGATTATGATTCAAACGCCAACCAAACTCAATAAGGGTCAAAAAGAAGCCTTAAAGACGTTTGCAAAGGCCAGTGGTAAAACAGTTGCCGGTAATGGAAAAAGTTCACTATTTGATAAATTACGTGGCGTGTAA
- a CDS encoding serine hydrolase, with protein sequence MKRLKLVLLIILGIGVIGGGFGAYHYHTKRVEQAQQQKIAAKKAQARRTAQKQRVIAKKIKAATFSKTKNANAQITKILKTSQFVGTALVVKNNQVIYQRGFGYANKAKETLNGPTSKYQILSIQKSITAVGIMRLVQAGKLKLTDPVNKYYPTIKGGTTTIRQLLDMTTGFRLKDGSTDTLDEQQVVDYAVKHLTFTPEKLGTFNYSSVNFLLLAGIIRQITGQSYKTFFNQQIIKKLDLHQTGFVINGQGKGATTGYQAVTGQMTPTYATKAPETTAQMANELGTGQVYMSAGDLFKTERAIVDGQLLTPKNVAILHKRTATGTYGGGVYNDQPTALRSHGVGYGYESGIRLSKDGKNGVVLLSNYYRSTDTLLTAMNKIYQEMMRGNLK encoded by the coding sequence TTGAAACGATTAAAACTAGTTTTATTGATTATATTGGGAATTGGTGTGATTGGTGGCGGTTTTGGGGCTTATCATTACCATACTAAACGAGTTGAGCAGGCACAGCAGCAAAAAATTGCCGCAAAAAAGGCGCAAGCACGCCGGACAGCTCAAAAGCAGCGGGTGATTGCTAAAAAGATTAAAGCCGCTACATTTTCGAAGACTAAGAACGCTAATGCGCAGATCACAAAAATTTTAAAGACGAGCCAGTTCGTGGGGACTGCCTTAGTCGTTAAGAATAACCAAGTGATTTATCAAAGGGGTTTTGGTTACGCTAATAAGGCAAAGGAAACATTGAATGGACCGACGTCTAAATATCAAATTTTGTCGATTCAAAAATCAATTACTGCAGTTGGTATTATGCGATTAGTCCAAGCTGGTAAGTTGAAGCTAACTGATCCGGTCAATAAATATTATCCAACTATTAAAGGTGGCACGACGACTATCCGGCAATTATTGGATATGACTACTGGTTTTCGATTAAAGGATGGCTCAACTGATACCTTAGATGAACAACAAGTCGTTGATTATGCAGTTAAACACTTAACATTTACACCGGAAAAATTGGGGACCTTCAACTATTCTTCCGTAAACTTTCTATTATTAGCGGGGATTATCCGTCAAATTACGGGACAATCTTATAAGACGTTTTTCAACCAACAGATTATTAAAAAGCTTGACTTGCACCAAACAGGTTTCGTGATTAACGGTCAAGGCAAAGGTGCGACGACTGGCTATCAGGCTGTGACGGGGCAAATGACGCCTACTTATGCGACAAAAGCTCCTGAAACGACTGCCCAAATGGCAAATGAACTTGGAACCGGTCAAGTTTATATGAGTGCTGGCGATTTATTCAAAACGGAACGGGCGATTGTGGATGGTCAATTGTTAACGCCTAAAAATGTGGCAATTTTGCATAAGCGTACCGCTACAGGAACTTACGGTGGTGGTGTCTATAATGATCAACCAACCGCATTGCGTTCACACGGGGTTGGCTATGGTTATGAATCTGGCATCCGCTTATCTAAAGATGGCAAAAACGGTGTCGTGTTATTATCCAACTATTATCGGTCGACTGACACGTTATTAACAGCGATGAATAAAATCTATCAGGAAATGATGCGCGGTAATCTGAAGTGA
- a CDS encoding teichoic acid D-Ala incorporation-associated protein DltX: MFAKLKLWFQRPVVQFIALTVFYFAVMLALVYLYGYSGINQAKFIYNEF; encoded by the coding sequence ATGTTCGCAAAATTGAAACTCTGGTTCCAACGTCCAGTTGTTCAATTCATTGCGCTTACAGTATTCTACTTTGCTGTCATGCTTGCCCTGGTTTATTTGTACGGGTATAGCGGTATTAATCAGGCCAAGTTTATCTACAATGAATTTTAA
- the hrcA gene encoding heat-inducible transcriptional repressor HrcA gives MITLTERQSLILKAIVRDYTEGGNPVGSKSLVQELPMKVSSATIRNEMAQLEDLGLIVKTHLSSGRIPSIKGYRYYVDYILKPEKVDGNDLKVIQHSLGGEFHKIDEIVAQSAEILSQLTSYTTFTLRPELKNSRLSGFRLVPLGNHQVMAILVTNNGDVENQTFTIPNDLTGDELEPVVRFIDDQLIGLPLQDVLSKLQQEIPLKLSQYLQNPNGFLDIFGSVLSKAASERFYVGGKLNLFNYTTMQNPKEMQSLYSLLDQTDSLANVIGSPGQHIQVRIGNEITNDLLKDYSLITATYDVDRHGQGMIALLGPTAMPYSRMIGLMGAFQRELARKLLEYYRYFDE, from the coding sequence ATGATCACGTTAACTGAACGACAAAGCCTAATTTTGAAGGCTATTGTCCGTGACTATACCGAAGGCGGTAACCCGGTCGGGTCTAAATCCTTAGTACAAGAGCTGCCCATGAAGGTTAGTTCGGCCACCATTCGTAATGAAATGGCCCAACTTGAAGATTTAGGTCTAATCGTCAAAACGCATCTATCTTCTGGTCGGATTCCGTCAATTAAAGGCTATCGTTATTATGTTGATTATATCTTGAAGCCTGAAAAAGTTGACGGCAACGATTTGAAGGTCATCCAACATTCATTGGGTGGTGAATTTCATAAAATTGATGAGATTGTCGCACAATCGGCGGAAATTTTGTCACAATTGACAAGTTATACGACGTTTACACTGCGACCGGAATTAAAAAACAGTCGGTTAAGCGGCTTCCGGTTAGTTCCACTAGGTAATCATCAAGTGATGGCGATCTTGGTGACGAATAACGGCGATGTCGAGAACCAGACGTTTACAATTCCAAATGACTTAACCGGTGATGAGCTGGAACCAGTTGTCCGTTTCATTGATGACCAATTGATTGGCCTGCCGTTACAAGACGTCTTGTCAAAGTTACAGCAAGAAATTCCGTTGAAATTATCGCAGTACTTGCAAAATCCCAACGGGTTCCTGGATATCTTTGGCAGTGTATTGTCCAAGGCAGCTTCTGAACGATTTTATGTGGGTGGCAAATTAAATTTATTTAATTATACGACCATGCAGAATCCTAAGGAAATGCAGTCATTGTACTCGTTGCTTGATCAGACCGACAGTCTCGCAAATGTGATTGGGTCGCCTGGTCAGCATATTCAAGTACGAATTGGTAACGAAATTACCAATGATTTGCTGAAAGACTATAGTCTAATTACCGCAACGTATGATGTTGATCGGCACGGGCAAGGCATGATTGCCTTGCTTGGACCGACCGCCATGCCATACTCACGAATGATTGGCTTAATGGGCGCGTTCCAGCGTGAACTGGCCCGCAAACTGTTAGAATATTACCGGTACTTTGATGAGTGA
- the dltA gene encoding D-alanine--poly(phosphoribitol) ligase subunit DltA, which translates to MIKNIISTIDDYARTQPEKVVYDVQGVTHTYAELKAYSDALAAHLETLALTPKAPIIVFGGQTFEMIATFLGVVKAGRAYIPIDTHSPNERLTMINAIAKPAAVIAVADLPTGVGTTPVIIPDQLKAIFATPVQYQPQHAVSGDEDYYIIFTSGTTGQPKGVEISHTNLLSYVNWMLGDDFGLPEHPKALSQPPYSFDLSVMDVYPTLASGGTLYALPKAVTDDFKQLFAVLPTLPINVWVSTPSFMDICLLEPKFDASHLPNLTHFLFCGEELTHKTAATLKARFPAARIFNTYGPTETCVAVTQIEITTAVLEKFTRLPIGYAKADTQMLVVDEANQPVATGVEGELVIAGPSVSKGYLNNPVKTAKAFFNLAGQRAYHTGDIGTMDADGLFRYCGRVDFQIKMNGYRIELEEVDHFLGQQQHIKQAVAVPKYNKDHKVTQMIAYVVPKANDFASDFALTTAIKKDLQGMMMEYMIPQRFVYQTSLPLTPNGKIDVKSIIKEVNPE; encoded by the coding sequence ATGATCAAAAATATAATCAGTACCATTGATGATTATGCACGGACGCAACCTGAAAAAGTGGTTTATGATGTCCAGGGCGTGACGCACACGTACGCTGAATTAAAGGCTTATTCAGATGCGTTAGCAGCTCACCTCGAGACATTAGCTTTAACACCAAAGGCACCAATCATTGTCTTTGGTGGGCAAACTTTTGAAATGATTGCCACTTTCTTAGGCGTGGTTAAAGCGGGACGCGCGTACATTCCGATTGATACGCATTCACCAAATGAACGCTTAACGATGATTAATGCCATTGCCAAGCCCGCAGCAGTGATTGCGGTTGCCGATTTGCCAACTGGAGTAGGCACGACACCTGTTATTATTCCAGATCAATTAAAGGCAATTTTTGCAACGCCTGTACAGTACCAGCCACAGCATGCGGTAAGTGGTGATGAAGATTATTACATCATCTTTACTTCAGGCACGACTGGTCAACCTAAAGGGGTCGAAATTAGTCACACCAATTTATTGAGCTATGTTAATTGGATGTTAGGCGATGATTTTGGTTTACCTGAGCACCCTAAGGCGTTATCACAACCACCGTATTCATTTGATTTATCGGTCATGGATGTGTATCCAACTTTGGCTAGCGGAGGGACCCTGTATGCTTTACCAAAGGCAGTGACGGATGACTTCAAACAGTTATTCGCAGTTTTACCAACGTTACCGATTAATGTTTGGGTTTCAACGCCCTCATTTATGGATATCTGTTTGTTAGAACCTAAATTTGATGCCAGTCATTTACCTAACTTAACGCATTTTCTGTTTTGCGGTGAGGAACTGACGCATAAGACGGCCGCAACGCTCAAAGCGCGTTTCCCGGCCGCACGAATCTTTAATACGTATGGTCCGACAGAAACTTGTGTGGCGGTGACACAGATTGAAATTACAACTGCGGTCCTTGAAAAATTTACCCGCTTACCAATTGGTTATGCAAAGGCTGATACGCAAATGTTGGTCGTAGATGAGGCTAATCAACCGGTCGCCACCGGGGTTGAAGGTGAATTAGTAATTGCTGGACCTAGTGTATCTAAAGGCTACTTGAATAATCCAGTTAAAACGGCGAAGGCCTTCTTCAACTTAGCTGGTCAACGTGCTTATCATACTGGTGATATTGGGACGATGGATGCGGATGGGTTGTTCCGTTACTGTGGTCGGGTAGACTTTCAGATTAAAATGAATGGTTACCGTATCGAACTAGAAGAAGTCGATCATTTTCTCGGTCAACAACAGCACATTAAGCAAGCAGTCGCAGTGCCTAAATATAATAAGGATCATAAAGTCACACAGATGATTGCGTATGTTGTGCCTAAAGCCAATGATTTTGCCAGTGACTTTGCCTTAACGACTGCAATTAAGAAAGACTTACAAGGAATGATGATGGAATACATGATTCCGCAACGGTTTGTTTATCAGACCAGTTTGCCACTAACGCCGAACGGTAAAATTGATGTTAAGTCGATCATTAAAGAGGTTAATCCCGAATGA
- the dltD gene encoding D-alanyl-lipoteichoic acid biosynthesis protein DltD produces the protein MSVPKRLFKIFGPIILAAILLLAVLLSPFSFGLNHVSKTTEKKAAVSLSPNILKGRLVKRQALDDGYVPFFGSSEWSRFDPMHPSVLADKYQRNYRPFLLGARGTQSLTQYFVMQSVKKQLTNKKAVFVISPQWFVPQGTRKDAFGYYYSPLQTTDWLQTEQNTAMDRYAAKRLLQMPSGSSDRVLSGALARVAAGLEPTSTQRAYINYKARVLGSEDEFFSKFGISGKNLNKVKTQEKQLPATYNYTNLDALAGKLGQQSTTSNNLEISNTFWRTQLKRNYKRLKGSQTTLDYTKSPEFADFQLVLNQFAKNHTDVAFIIPPINQKWANYTGLSMKMMTAFDKKIRYQLTSQGFNNIIDLSKDGQENYFMTDTIHLGWRGWLAVDQKLDPFLSKPTTTAPSYQINDAFYTKQWQQLNPSAISAFEQQ, from the coding sequence ATGAGTGTTCCAAAACGCCTTTTTAAGATTTTTGGGCCAATTATTTTGGCAGCAATCTTATTATTGGCCGTTCTGCTTTCACCATTTTCATTCGGATTAAATCATGTGTCTAAAACGACCGAAAAAAAAGCGGCCGTTTCATTATCACCAAACATTTTGAAGGGGCGGTTAGTTAAACGACAAGCGCTAGATGATGGCTACGTGCCATTCTTTGGTTCTTCAGAATGGTCACGATTTGATCCGATGCATCCATCTGTATTGGCAGACAAGTACCAGCGTAATTATCGGCCATTTTTACTGGGGGCACGGGGGACACAGTCGTTGACCCAATACTTTGTGATGCAATCGGTAAAAAAGCAGTTAACTAATAAGAAGGCTGTCTTTGTAATTTCGCCACAATGGTTTGTCCCACAAGGAACGCGAAAGGATGCTTTTGGGTATTACTACTCACCTTTACAAACGACCGATTGGTTACAGACGGAACAAAATACCGCCATGGATCGCTACGCGGCTAAGCGCTTATTGCAAATGCCGTCAGGTTCTTCGGACCGCGTTTTATCAGGTGCATTAGCGCGGGTAGCGGCAGGCTTAGAGCCAACTAGCACTCAACGGGCTTACATTAATTATAAGGCGCGCGTTTTAGGTAGCGAAGATGAATTCTTTTCTAAATTTGGTATTTCTGGCAAAAACTTGAATAAAGTTAAGACCCAGGAAAAACAATTACCAGCGACTTATAATTACACTAATCTAGATGCATTAGCGGGTAAGCTTGGTCAGCAATCGACCACTTCAAATAATCTAGAAATCAGTAATACCTTTTGGCGGACACAGTTAAAACGGAATTACAAACGACTTAAAGGTAGTCAAACGACTTTAGATTATACGAAGTCACCAGAGTTTGCTGATTTTCAATTGGTTTTGAATCAATTTGCTAAAAATCATACTGACGTTGCCTTTATTATTCCGCCGATTAATCAAAAATGGGCGAACTACACGGGGTTATCGATGAAAATGATGACAGCTTTTGATAAAAAGATTCGTTATCAATTGACCAGTCAAGGATTTAATAACATTATTGACTTATCGAAAGATGGTCAAGAGAACTACTTCATGACTGATACCATTCACTTGGGATGGCGCGGTTGGTTAGCAGTGGATCAGAAGTTGGATCCATTCTTAAGCAAACCAACGACAACGGCTCCAAGCTATCAGATAAATGATGCTTTCTACACAAAACAATGGCAACAATTAAATCCGAGCGCTATTAGCGCTTTTGAACAACAATAG
- the dltC gene encoding D-alanine--poly(phosphoribitol) ligase subunit DltC — translation MTMDDTKSTVLSILQDLTGEDVSGHMDTNLFDEGILDSMGSVQLLLELQSQLGIEVPVSEFERSEWDTPEKIVAKVESMQ, via the coding sequence ATAACAATGGATGACACAAAATCAACAGTATTATCAATTTTACAAGATTTAACGGGTGAAGATGTTTCTGGACATATGGACACGAACTTATTTGATGAAGGTATTTTAGATTCAATGGGCTCAGTTCAGTTATTATTGGAATTACAAAGTCAATTGGGCATTGAAGTCCCAGTTTCTGAATTTGAACGTAGTGAATGGGATACCCCCGAAAAAATCGTTGCTAAGGTCGAGAGCATGCAATGA
- the dltB gene encoding D-alanyl-lipoteichoic acid biosynthesis protein DltB yields the protein MSFTFDPYGNPTYFILLFIALLPLMIGLLYGHRSHIYESIISFVFLLLTFGGVKWHTGIALLIYLVYQICLVWLYSRYRQRADSPNKGWIFVVSVILAIIPLAVVKITPAVSHGASSIIGFLGISYLTFKVVQTIMETRDGTIKEFHPILFGQFLLFFPTISSGPIDRYRRFVKDYDSVPTRVKYLDLVEKGVRYIFLGFLYKFLLAYIFGTLMLPTVGHAALQAHGISWALLGYMYVYSMDLFFDFAGYSLFAVGVSYLMGVETPMNFNQPFRSKNIKDFWNRWHMTLSFWFRDFIYMRMVFFFMKHKVFKSRITTANVCYVINMLIMGFWHGETWYYIAYGLFHGLAMVVNDAWLRFKKKHREQIPHNKFTEGFAIFLTFNVVCLSFLLFSGFLNTLFFVPRH from the coding sequence ATGTCCTTTACGTTTGATCCATATGGTAATCCTACGTATTTCATCCTACTATTCATTGCGCTATTACCATTGATGATTGGGTTACTTTATGGTCACCGCTCGCATATTTATGAATCAATTATTTCCTTTGTATTCTTGTTGCTGACTTTTGGTGGCGTGAAGTGGCACACAGGGATTGCATTGTTGATTTACTTGGTTTACCAGATTTGTCTAGTTTGGTTATATTCGCGGTACCGGCAACGCGCCGATTCACCGAATAAAGGCTGGATATTTGTGGTTAGCGTCATTTTAGCGATTATTCCGTTGGCAGTGGTAAAAATCACGCCGGCCGTTTCACATGGCGCTAGTTCTATTATTGGGTTTTTAGGTATTTCCTACTTAACCTTCAAAGTGGTCCAAACTATTATGGAAACTCGTGATGGGACGATTAAAGAGTTCCATCCGATCTTATTCGGACAGTTCTTACTATTTTTCCCAACCATTTCTTCAGGACCGATTGACCGTTATCGTCGCTTTGTTAAAGATTATGATAGTGTGCCAACGCGAGTGAAGTATTTAGATTTGGTGGAAAAAGGCGTCCGGTACATTTTCTTGGGATTCTTGTATAAGTTTTTATTAGCTTATATTTTTGGCACGTTAATGTTACCAACTGTGGGGCATGCGGCTCTACAAGCGCATGGTATTTCATGGGCCTTGCTGGGGTACATGTACGTGTACAGCATGGATTTATTCTTTGATTTTGCCGGCTACAGTTTGTTTGCAGTTGGGGTCAGTTATTTAATGGGGGTCGAAACCCCAATGAACTTTAACCAACCGTTCCGGTCAAAGAATATTAAAGATTTCTGGAATCGTTGGCACATGACGCTGTCATTTTGGTTCCGTGACTTTATCTACATGCGGATGGTGTTTTTCTTCATGAAACATAAAGTCTTTAAGAGCCGGATTACGACGGCCAACGTCTGCTACGTGATCAACATGTTAATTATGGGGTTCTGGCATGGTGAGACGTGGTACTACATTGCATATGGGTTGTTCCATGGCTTGGCGATGGTGGTCAACGATGCTTGGTTACGCTTTAAGAAAAAGCACCGTGAGCAAATTCCACATAATAAGTTTACGGAAGGCTTTGCAATTTTCTTAACGTTTAACGTTGTTTGTTTAAGTTTCTTATTGTTCTCAGGCTTTTTAAACACTTTGTTCTTTGTTCCACGGCATTAA
- the dnaK gene encoding molecular chaperone DnaK, translating to MASNKIIGIDLGTTNSAVAVLEGSEPKIITTPEGGRTVPSVVAFKDGETQVGEVAKRQAITNPNTVASIKRHMGEAGYKVNVEGKDYTPQQISAMILQYIKGFAEDYLGDTVEKAVVTVPAYFNDAQRQATKDAGKIAGLDIERIINEPTAAALAYGLDKTDKDEKILVYDLGGGTFDVSILELGDGVFEVLSTNGDTQLGGDDFDQKIIDWLVASFKADNGVDLAQDKMALQRLKDAAEKAKKDLSGVSEAQISLPFISAGASGPLHLEQTLTRAKFNELTADLVEKTRIPVENALKDANLTTADLDVVILNGGSTRIPAVQDAVEKWTGKESNHSINPDEAVALGAAVQGGVITGDVKDVVLLDVTPLSLGIETMGGVFTQLIERNTTIPTSKSQVFSTAADNQPAVDIHVLQGERPMAADNKTLGRFQLTDIPAAPRGVPQIEVKFDIDKNGIVNVSAKDMGTNKEQKITIKSSTGLSDEEIDQMVKEAKENEDADKKRKEEVDLKNEVDQLIFTTDKTLKELKGKVSDDEVKQAQDARDALKKAQDDNNVDEMKTKKDELNKIVQDLSVKLYQQTQQAQGDDSGAADAADQSKENGDDNTVDGDFEDLDKDKDKK from the coding sequence ATGGCAAGTAATAAAATTATCGGTATCGACCTTGGGACAACTAACTCTGCAGTTGCAGTTCTTGAAGGTAGCGAACCAAAAATTATCACAACACCTGAAGGCGGCCGGACGGTCCCATCAGTTGTTGCATTTAAAGATGGCGAAACTCAAGTTGGTGAAGTTGCCAAGCGGCAAGCAATCACTAACCCTAACACGGTTGCTTCAATCAAGCGTCACATGGGCGAAGCTGGCTACAAAGTAAACGTTGAAGGCAAAGATTACACGCCACAACAAATTTCAGCAATGATTTTACAATATATCAAGGGTTTTGCTGAAGATTACTTAGGCGACACCGTTGAAAAAGCGGTTGTAACCGTACCTGCATACTTTAATGATGCGCAACGACAAGCAACTAAAGATGCTGGTAAAATTGCTGGTTTAGATATCGAACGGATTATCAATGAACCAACCGCAGCGGCCTTAGCTTATGGCTTAGACAAAACTGACAAAGATGAAAAAATCTTAGTTTATGACCTTGGTGGTGGGACCTTTGATGTTTCCATCTTGGAATTAGGCGATGGTGTGTTTGAAGTCTTATCAACCAATGGGGATACCCAACTTGGTGGGGATGACTTTGACCAAAAGATTATTGATTGGTTAGTAGCTAGTTTCAAGGCTGATAATGGCGTTGATTTAGCACAAGATAAGATGGCCTTACAACGGTTAAAGGATGCTGCTGAAAAAGCTAAGAAGGACCTTTCAGGTGTTTCTGAAGCACAAATCAGTTTACCATTTATCTCAGCCGGTGCTAGTGGTCCCTTGCATTTGGAACAAACTTTAACTCGGGCTAAGTTCAATGAATTGACTGCTGATTTAGTTGAAAAGACTCGCATTCCAGTTGAAAACGCCTTGAAGGACGCAAACTTAACAACTGCTGACTTGGACGTGGTTATCTTAAACGGTGGCTCAACTCGGATTCCAGCTGTTCAAGATGCCGTTGAGAAATGGACAGGTAAAGAATCAAATCATTCAATTAACCCTGACGAAGCAGTTGCTTTAGGTGCTGCTGTTCAAGGTGGGGTCATTACTGGTGATGTTAAAGACGTGGTCTTACTTGACGTTACACCGTTATCACTTGGAATTGAAACCATGGGTGGGGTCTTCACGCAATTAATCGAACGGAATACCACCATTCCAACTAGCAAGTCACAAGTATTCTCAACGGCCGCTGATAACCAACCAGCTGTTGATATTCATGTCTTGCAAGGTGAACGTCCAATGGCTGCTGACAACAAAACCTTAGGTCGTTTCCAATTAACTGATATTCCTGCAGCCCCACGTGGCGTTCCTCAAATCGAAGTTAAGTTTGATATTGATAAGAACGGGATTGTTAATGTTTCCGCTAAGGATATGGGGACTAATAAGGAACAAAAGATTACTATCAAGAGTTCAACGGGTCTTTCTGACGAAGAAATTGATCAAATGGTCAAGGAAGCCAAAGAAAACGAAGATGCTGATAAGAAGCGTAAAGAAGAAGTTGATTTGAAGAACGAAGTTGATCAATTAATCTTTACGACTGACAAGACGCTTAAAGAACTCAAAGGCAAAGTTTCTGACGACGAAGTTAAACAAGCTCAAGATGCGCGTGATGCTTTGAAGAAAGCTCAAGATGACAATAACGTTGATGAAATGAAGACTAAGAAGGACGAATTGAACAAGATTGTTCAAGACTTATCAGTCAAGTTATATCAACAAACGCAACAAGCCCAAGGCGATGATAGCGGTGCTGCTGATGCCGCAGATCAAAGCAAGGAAAACGGTGATGACAACACTGTTGACGGTGACTTCGAAGACTTAGATAAAGATAAGGATAAGAAGTAA